A window of Adhaeribacter arboris genomic DNA:
TGTGGGAGAAATCCTACGAAGGGGGTGCCGACCGCATGGCTATTTCGCCGGATGGTAAAACCATGTACCTGCCTTCACTGGAAAATACTTTCTGGAATGTAGTGGATTGCGAAACGGGTAAGGTAATTAAGAAAATTCCGGTTGTGGCCCGGGCGCATAATACTATTTACGGTCCATCGGGTAAGTACGTGTACATGGGCGATATTGGCTCGCCTTTGCTGCACGTAGCCGATACCCGCAGCCATACCGTAGTAAAAAAAGTAGGCCCCTTTGGCAAGGGTATTCGTCCGTTTACGATTAACAGTGCTGAAACTTTGGTGTTTGCTACCGTAGATAGCTTATTAGGTTTTGAAGTAGGCGATCTGCAAACCGGGAAGCTGCTGGACCGCATTGAGGTAGAAGGTTGGACGAAAGGGCCAGTCCGGCGGCACGGCAACCCCAGCCACGGCATTGGTCTTACTCCCGACGAAAAAGAACTTTGGGTAGCCGATGGCCATAATATGCGAATGCACGTTTTTAGCGCCAGTAAACCTTATCAACAATTAACCACTATTCCCTTGCAAGATATGCCCGGCTGGGTAACTTTTAGTATGGACGGGAAATTCGCCTATCCTTCGAGCGGAGAAGTAATTGACGTAAAAACGCGCAAAATTCTAACCACCCTCCAAGACGAGTTTTATAACAACGTGGCAAGTGAGAAAATGGTAGAAGTACACTTGCTCGATCACAAAGCCGTAAAAGCCGGCGACCAGTTCGGTATCGGGCGAGCCTTGTAAAGGTTTTTTATTTATTTCAGAAAATTCAGAATTAGAATTTTGTTTTACTCTAAATAGCCGGGCTGATAGGTGAAAAGTTTAAAATATGTTAAATAACAAACTATTACCCTAATTTCCACCTTTTAAAAGAGCTATCTTGTAAATGGGATAGTATGAAAAGAGTACGTAACCAGTCAAAATTAATTAAAATTGTAATCCAAATAAATACTTGGTAGAGCACATGCTGGAAACGGTTAACGTACAACTGTATACTTACTACCTAATTAGCTAGGTTTAGCTGGAAGTTAAAATGGAAAACAAAGGATTGGTCTTTATTCCGGACATAAGTGGCTTTACCCGGTTTATTAACGAAACCGAACTGGAACACAGCCGGTTGATTATTCAGGAACTGCTCGAAATTCTGATAAACGCGAACCAGATCGGGCTGGAAATTTCGGAGATTGAAGGCGATGCTATTTTGTTTTACAAATTTGGTCCTTCCCCGGATATAAACGAATTGTACCGGCAGGTCGAAAACATGTTTTGTGCCTTTCACCGCCATTTGTTGGCCTACGACCACCGTAAATTTTGCCAGTGCCGGGCTTGTACCTCGGCCATAACGCTTTCCTTAAAAATAATAACCCATTACGGCGAATTTGCCAGCTACCAGGTAAAAATTTT
This region includes:
- a CDS encoding YncE family protein, producing the protein MKARISVFRVLFLGILISLTVAWKPLPSPGAKSEKKAPATGRFLYVAVPGIRDYLGYGGHGILVFDIDNNHQFVKRIKTQGLRPNGKPMNVKGVAVSVPLNSIYVSTLQTLQRIDLTTEKVLWEKSYEGGADRMAISPDGKTMYLPSLENTFWNVVDCETGKVIKKIPVVARAHNTIYGPSGKYVYMGDIGSPLLHVADTRSHTVVKKVGPFGKGIRPFTINSAETLVFATVDSLLGFEVGDLQTGKLLDRIEVEGWTKGPVRRHGNPSHGIGLTPDEKELWVADGHNMRMHVFSASKPYQQLTTIPLQDMPGWVTFSMDGKFAYPSSGEVIDVKTRKILTTLQDEFYNNVASEKMVEVHLLDHKAVKAGDQFGIGRAL